CTGCGGCGTGGTTGCTCATGGTGCAACTATACGCAGTCTCACCGAGGTCCCGAGGGGTTCGCGGTGCAGGGCGGCCCTGGCTGGAACCGGTCGCCCGCATGGTCGCACGGCCGCTCCCGTCAGGGGAAGACCGCGGCGCCGAACGGGAGCGGGCAAGTGGGCGAGGGCGACCTCTTGACAGTGAGTGCCCGCAAGGAGACAGTTTGCTCATCGTTGCTCATAGCGATGTCGGTTGCGCTATATAAAACTCTGGCCGGCGGCTCGGCCGCAGGATCCTTACGGGGGCCGACGAAGACACTCCCGCCCCCCACCTCGCCGACGGCTCTCGGGGAGCGATCGGCGTCCTCCCGCCATCCCGCACATCCGGCCGAAGCACGGATTCGGCCGCACCTCGACGAGGAGATCGACCGTGACACACGAGGTACGCGCCGTCGTCGCCCGCAAGAAGGGCGCCCCGGTCTCGGTGGAGACCGTCCTGGTGCCGGACCCCGGCCCAGGAGAAGCGCTGGTGCGCGTGCAGGCCTGCGGCGTCTGCCACACCGACCTGCACTACCGGGAGGGCGGGATCAACGACACGTTCCCGTTCCTGCTCGGCCACGAGGCCGCGGGCGTGGCGGAGTCGGTCGGCGAGGGCGTCACCGACGTCGCCCCCGGCGACTTCGTCATCCTCAACTGGCGCGCCGTCTGCGGTACCTGCAGGGCATGCCGCAGGGGCAGGCCCTGGTACTGCTTCGCCACGCACAACGCCACCCAGCCGATGACCCTGGCCGACGGCACCCCGCTCTCCCCGGCCCTCGGCATCGGCGCCTTCGCCGAGAAGACCCTGGTCGCCGCCGGACAGTGCACCAAGGTGGACTCCATGGCCGCGCCCGCCGCCGCCGGCCTCCTCGGCTGTGGTGTGATGGCCGGGTTCGGCGCCGCGGTCAACACCGGCGGCGTGGGACGCGGCGACTCCCTCGCGGTGATCGGCTGCGGCGGGGTGGGCATGGCCGCGATCGCGGGCGCCAAGGTCGCCGGCGCCGGCCGCATCATCGCCGTCGACGTGGACGAGCGGAAGCTGAAGTGGGCCGAGCGGTTCGGCGCCACCGACACCGTCGACTCCTCCAGGACCGACGCCGTCGAGGCGATCCGTGAACTCACCGGCGGCTTCGGCGCCGACGTCGTCGTGGACGCGGTGGGCCGCCCCGAGACCTTCAGGCAGGCCTTCTACGCTCGCGACCTGGCCGGTACCGCCGTCCTGGTGGGCGTCCCCACGCCGGAGCTGACCCTCGACCTGCCCCTGCTCGACGTTTTCGGGCGCGGCGGCGCGCTGAAGTCCTCCTGGTACGGCGACTGCCTGCCCTCCCGCGACTTCCCCGCCCTGATCGACCTCTACCTCCAGGGCCGCTTCGCCCTCGGTGAGTTCGTCACCGAGACCATCGGCCTGGACGACGTGGAGGCCGCGTTCGCCAAGATGCACCACGGCGACGTCCTGCGTTCGGTGGTGGTCCTGTGACCGCCCGCATCGAGCGCATCGTCACCTCCGGCACCTTCGAACTGGACGGCGGCGCCTGGGAGGTCGACAACAACGTCTGGCTGATCGGCGACGACGAGGAGGTCCTCGTCGTCGACGCCGCACACGACGCGGACGCCATCACGGCCGCCGTCGGTGACCGCCGCCTGGTCGCCGTCGTGTGCACCCACGCCCACAACGACCACGTCAATGCCGCCCCGGCCCTGGCCGCTCGCCACGGGGCGCCCATCCTGCTCCACCCCGCCGACACGGTGCTGTGGAAGATGGCGCACGGCGAGGGGGCGCCCGACTTCCGGGAACTGGTCGCGGGCGAGACCCTGACCGTCGCAGGCGTCGAGCTGACGGTGCTCCACACCCCCGGCCACTCGCCCGGCGCGGTCTGCCTCCACGCGCCCGAACTGAACGCCCTGTTCTCCGGCGACACCCTTTTCCAGGGCGGCCCCGGAGCCACCGGCCGCTCCTTCTCGGACTTCGGCACCATCATCGCCTCCGTCCGGGACCGGCTGCTCACGCTCCCCGCCGCCACGACCGTCCACACCGGTCATGGCGACACCACCTCGATCGGGGCCGAGGCGCCCCACCTCGCCGACTGGATCGCCCGCGGCCACTGAACCGCCCGCCACCGCATCACGAATTCCCCGAAGGTGACTCGATGACCCTCACGAACCTGCCCCCCAGCCTCATCCCCACGCTGGCCGGCGAGTACTACACGGACCCCGGAGTCTTCGCCCAGGAGCAGGAGCGGGTCTTCGAAGCCATGTGGTTCTGCGTGACCCGCGCTTCCGAGCTGGCCAAACCCGGCGCCTTCCGCACGTACCAGGTCGGACGTGAGAGCGTCCTCGTCTCCCGCTCCCGGGACGGGTCGGTCAAGGCCTTCCTCAACATCTGCCGGCACCGCGGGGCCAAGCTCTGCACCGAGGAGTCGGGCGAGGTGAAGCGGGCCTTCCAGTGTCCGTACCACGCCTGGACGTACGGCCTGGACGGCAAGCTGGTCGCCGCGCCGAACCTGACCTCGATGCCGGACATCGACCGGACCGAGTACGGCCTGATCAACGTCCATGTGCGGGAGTGGCTCGGCTATGTGTGGGTGTGCCTCGCCGACGAGCCGCCGTCTTTCGAGGCGGACGTCCTGGGCGCGGTCGTCGAGCGCCTGGGCGACGTCGAGTCGATCGAGCGGTACGACATCGACAATCTGTCCGTCGGTCGTCGGATCACGTACGACGTGAAGGCGAACTGGAAGCTCATCATCGAGAACTTCATGGAGTGCTACCACTGCGCCACGATCCACCCGGAACTGACCGAGGTCCTGCCGGAGTTCGCCGACGGCTACGCGGCCCAGTACTACGTGGGCCACGGCGCGGAGTTCGGTGAGGAGGTGCGGGGGTTCACGGTCGACGGCTCGGAGGGTCTGGACCGTATTCCGGGGGTGGCCGAGGACCAGGACCGTCGTTACTACGCGATCACCGTGCGGCCGCAGGTGTTCATCAACCTCGTCCCCGACCATGTGATCTTCCACCGGATGTACCCGATGGCGGCCGACCGCACGATCGTCGAGTGCGACTGGCTGTATCTGCCGCACGTCGTGGAAAGCGGCAAGGACGTGGAGCGCTCGGTGGAGCTGTTCCACCGGGTGAACCAGCAGGACTTCGACGCCTGTGAGCGCACCCAGCCGGCGATGAGCTCGAAAGCGTACGCCAAGGGCGGTGTGCTGGTGCCCAGCGAGCACCACATCGGCGAGTTCCACACCTGGCTCCAGAACAAGCTCGACGTCGGACCCGCGCACTGACCCGGTCCCGTCTCCCGAACTCCCGTCCACCTGCCGCTCCGGTCCCTCCGGCAGGTGGGCGGGCCCGGGCTGGGTCGTTGTGTTCCCCGCAACCCCTGTCGCCATGAGGAACAGATCAGTGGTCCGCCCCCTTGACACTCCCGAATTCCACCGAAACCATGTTGCACATAACGCGTGTCGTTGTGCCATGTGAGACACCCCTTCGTCTGGAGCCCGCATGAGGAGCATCACCGTCGTCGGTGCGTCACTGGCGGGCCTGAGCACGGTCCGCGCGCTGCGCGCAGAAGGCTACGACGGCGAGATCGTCGTCGTGGGGGAGGAGCGCCACACCCCCTACGACCGCCCTCCGCTGTCCAAGGACTTCCTCAAGGGCGACATCGACGCCGACGCGCTCGTCCCCGCCGCCGCGGTCGCCGTGTCCTGAGCGCCCGCTCGTGACGTCCCCGCTCTCCCTCCTCCCTCCGGAACCCGCACAGGAGACCGCTGATGACCCTGCTCAACCAGTCCCTGCACGACCTCGACCCCGAGGTCGCCGCCGCCGTCGACGCCGAGCTGAACCGCCAGCAGTCCACCCTGGAGATGATCGCCTCGGAGAACTTCGCTCCGGTGGCCGTCATGGAGGCCCAGGGCACGGTGCTGACCAACAAGTACGCCGAGGGCTACCCCGGCCGCCGCTACTACGGCGGCTGCGAGCACGTCGACGTCACCGAACAGATCGCGATCGACCGGGTCAAGGACCTCTTCGGCGCCGAGTACGCCAACGTCCAGCCGCACTCCGGCGCCTCAGCGAACCAAGCCGCGCTGTTCGCCCTGGCCCAGCCCGGCGACACCATCCTCGGCCTGGATCTGGCCCACGGCGGCCACCTCACCCACGGCATGCGCATCAATTTCTCCGGCAAGCAGTTCAACGTCGTTCCCTACCACGTCGACGACGCCGGCCTCGTCGACATGGACGAGGTCGAGCAGCTCGCCAAGGAGCACCGCCCGAAGGTGATCATCGCGGGCTGGTCCGCCTACCCGCGTCAGCTGGACTTCGCCGCCTTCCGCCGGATCGCCGACGAGGTCGAGGCCTACCTGTGGGTGGACATGGCCCACTTCGCCGGGCTGGTCGCGGCCGGGCTGCACCCCAACCCGGTCGAGTACGCGGACGTGGTCACCTCCACCACCCACAAGACCCTCGGCGGCCCCCGCGGCGGCATCATCCTCGCCCGGAGCAAGGAGTTCGCGAAGAAGCTCAACTCGTCGGTGTTCCCGGGCTTCCAGGGCGGCCCGCTCGAACACGTCATCGCAGCCAAGGCGGTCTCCTTCAAGGTCGCGGCGAGCGAGGAGTTCAAGGAGCGCCAAAGGCGCACCGTCGAGGGCGCGAGGATCCTCGCCGAGCGGCTGACGACGCCCGACGCCCGTGAGGCCGGCGTCGACGTGCTGTCCGGCGGCACGGACGTGCACCTGATCCTGGTCGACCTGCGCAACTCCGCACTGGACGGACAGCAGGCCGAGGACCGCCTCCACGAGGTCGGCATCACCGTCAACCGCAACGCCGTCCCCAACGACCCCCGCCCGCCGATGGTCACCTCCGGCCTGCGCATCGGCACCCCCGCCCTGGCCACCCGCGGCTTCACCGCCGAGGACTTCACCGAGGTCGCCGACGTCATCGCCGAAGCCCTCAAGCCGTCCTACGACGGCGAAGCCCTCAAGAACCGGGTCAAGGCCCTCGCCGACAAGCACCCGCTCTACCCCGGGCTGTAACCGACAACCTCCCGCAGGGGGCATGCCGTCACCGACGGGAACGCCCCCTTCAACTCCACGGAGCGTGGCGTGGCAATCAGCGTCTTCGACCTGTTCTCGATCGGCATCGGCCCGTCCAGCTCGCACACCGTGGGTCCGATGCGCGCCGCCGGGATGTTCGTCAGGCGGTTGAAGCAGGACGGGATGCTGGCCCAGACCGCCGCCGTACGGGCGGAGTTGTTCGGTTCCCTCGGTGCCACCGGCCATGGCCACGGCACCCCCAAGGCGGTGCTGCTCGGCCTGGAGGGCAACGAGCCGCACACGGTCGACATCGTCCGGGCCGACCTGGACGTCGAGCGGGTCCACGCCACCGGGCGCCTACGGCTGCTCGGCGCGGAGATCGGACCCGCCCACGAGGTCGCCTTCGACGCCTCGACCCAACTGGTGCTGCACCGCAGGCGGTCACTGCCGTACCACGCCAACGGCATGATCCTCTTCGCGTACGACGCCGAGGGCGTCCCCTTGCTGGAGAAGACGTACTACTCGGTGGGCGGTGGCTTCGTCGTCGACGAGGAGGCCGCGGGCGCGGACCGCATCAAGCTCGACGACACCGTACTGCCCCATCCGTTCAGCACCGGGGACGAACTGCTGCGGCTCGCCCGGGAGACCGGGCTGTCGATCTCCGCGCTGATGCTGGAGAACGAGCGGGCCTGGCGCACCGAGGCGGAGATCCGCGCGGGCCTGCTGGAGATCTGGCGCGTCATGGAGGCCTGCATCTCCCGGGGGTTGGGCCGCGAGGGCATCCTCCCCGGCGGTCTCAAGGTCCGTCGCCGGGCCGCGGCGGCCGCCCGCGCCCTGCGCAGCGAGGGGGACCCGTTGCCCCGCGCCATGGAGTGGATCACGCTGTATGCGATGGCCGTCAATGAGGAGAACGCCGCCGGGGGCCGGGTCGTCACCGCGCCGACCAACGGCGCGGCCGGCATCATCCCGGCCGTCCTCCACTACTTCCTGGAGTTCGTGCCGGGCGCCGACGAGGATGGCATCGTCCGCTTCCTGCTGGCCGCCGGCGCCATCGGACTGCTCTTCAAGGAGAACGCCTCCATCTCCGGCGCCGAGGTCGGCTGTCAGGGCGAGGTCGGCTCCGCCTGCTCCATGGCCGCCGGAGGTCTCGCCGAGGTCATGGGCGGCAGCCCCGAGCAGGTCGAGAACGCCGCCGAGATCGGCATGGAACACAACCTCGGCCTCACCTGCGACCCCGTCGGCGGCCTCGTCCAGATCCCCTGCATCGAGCGCAACGGCATGGCCGCGGTGAAGGCCGTCACCGCCGCCCGCATGGCCCTGCGCGGCGACGGCCGCCACCATGTCTCCCTCGACAAGGTCATCAAGACCATGAAGGAGACCGGCGCCGACATGAAGGTCAAGTACAAGGAGACCGCCCGCGGCGGCCTCGCCGTCAACGTCATCGAGTGCTGAGCACCGCGGAGCACCGGCTGCGGCCCCGACGACAGAACTGGGAGTGAGGCCATGGGCCGGGTCACCGAACGACGGCGCGTGCTGCGGATCAGGGACGGGGCGCCGAGCACCCGCCCCGACACGCTGGTCGCCGAGGAGCCGATGGAGATCCGTCTCAACGGCAGGCCCCTGGCCATCACCATGCGCACCCCCGGCGACGACTTCGCCCTCGCCGCCGGCTTCCTGGTGAGCGAGGGCGTCGTGAGCCGGGCATCGGACGTGGCGAACATCGTGTACTGCGCCGGTGCCACCCAGGACGGCCGGAACACCTACAACGTCGTCGACGTCCGTCTCGCCCCCGGCGTGCCGCTGCCCGACATCACGCTGGAGCGCAACGTGTACACCACGTCGTCGTGCGGCCTGTGCGGGAAGGCGAGCCTCGATGCCGTACGGACCACGGCGCGGTGGCCCATCGCCGACACGCCCCCGGTCCGGGTCACCCCCGACCTGCTGGCCTTCCTGCCCGACCGATTGCGGGCCGAGCAACAGGTGTTCGACCGGACCGGCGGACTGCACGCGGCCGGGTTGTTCTCGCCCGACGGCGACCTGCTGGACCTGCGGGAGGACATCGGCCGGCACAATGCCGTCGACAAAGTGGTCGGCCGCGCGCTCCGGTCCGGCGAACTCCCGCTGTCCCGAACGGTCCTGCTGGTCTCCGGACGGGCGTCCTTCGAACTCGCCCAGAAGGCCGTCATGGCGGGCATCCCCGTGCTCGCCGCCGTCTCCGCTCCTTCCTCCCTCGCGGTGGACCTGGCCACGGAGACCGGACTCACCCTGGTCGGCTTCCTGCGCGGCGGCTCCATGAACGTGTACGCGGGCGAACACCGCATCGACCTGCGGGCCGGGGCCACGGCCGCATCCGGTGCGTGATCCCGCTCGACGCGCGGTGCTGCCGGGGCGCCGATCGAGGGCCGGCGGCCGCTCCACCGACAGGAGTCCGGCCTACCGGCAAGGAGCTGCGCAGGGACCAGGTCCAGCGGTACGTCTCGGCGGTGAACGTCGGTGCCGGAGCGTCGGCGGCGCGGTTCTCGCGTGTGCCGTGCCGTGAGGAGAAGGACAGCGTCGCCATCGCCTCGAACGAGAGTTTCAGCGGCCGGCCAAGACGTTCACCGCCCCCGGCTCTGCGCGGCCATGGTCGACCGCATCTCCTTCCGCGGCAACCTGCTCCAGATCGGCACCGTCTCCTACAGCCTCGCCATCACCCAAGCCCGAACAGTCGCCCAGGACTCCAGCACCGGTTGACGGTTGGGTCTTGGTAGCCGTCAGGCCGGCCAGAATCAGGGCCAGATGTGCTTGAGCGTGAATTCAGGCGTCGCATACGGTCCGGCTTGAGGCGCCGAGGGATCGGCGGGAACCTCGGCGTAGGTTACGCGCGAGGCATACGCCTCGGCGTTGTCGACAGGTGTGTAGTCCAGCACTGACTCGTCGGGGAGTTCCCAGAAGCGCCGAGTGTTGGCGGAGACTGCATACGCCGTGACGAAGCGGGTGGACTGCGGGGCGTTGAGTGCTGCCCGGACATATCCCACAGTGTCGCGCGGGCTGAGCCAGGTCGCCAGATGCCGAGGTTCTGTGGGCGCTTCCTCGAAGCTGCCGATGCGCAGACATACGACCGAGAGGCCGAACTTGTCGGCATACAGCTGACCCAGGGCCTCAACGGCTACCTTGCTCACGCCATACAGACCGTCAGGCCGCGCAGGATCCAGCGGACGTGTGCAATGACCCGTGGGATAGAAGCCGGTGACGCGATTACTGCTGGCCAGCACCACACGTCTGCTTCCCACACGCCGCGCTGCTTCCAGGACATGGTGGGTGCCCGACACGTTCGCTTGCAGGAGATCGGCAAGAGGCGCCTCATCCGGCAACCCGCCCAGGTGAAGCACCGAATCGACACCGGTCAGCGCCGACTCCACAGCTGCCGCATCCCGCAGATCGACGACGTGCACCTCTTCCGTTTCCGTCTCCGCCCGGAGTGGAACACGGTCCAACAGGACCAGCCGATCCGCATCGTCTCGTAGGGCCACCCGGATCACAGACCCGATGTTGCCTGCCGCACCGGTGACCGCCACCGTTCCCAGACCCATTACGCCCCCACAGGCTCGACAATGCCCCGATTCTGCCAGCCACCACGTCCAATCCCTGCCCCTGCGCGTCGTTCGTCGAGGCCCAAGCCCCGTTCTTGCTCGGACGGATCCTCAGCGTGGACGGTCTTGGATCTCCAACGCCAGCACGAACCGCATCGCGACGTCACAGGGCGATGCGGGAATCCGGAACTCGCGCCGCCGTCCCCGCGGGTAGCCGCCACGTCGTCCGCCTGGCGGCCGTCGGCGTCGGACTCGGCGTCGCCGTGCTGCTGCTGACGGCGGCGTCGGGGGTCATCGCAACCTGTGCTGTGGGTGTGCTGTGAGGGTGTCGGGCCTGGCGACTCCTCACGTCCGGGCTGCCTCGTGATCGCGGCGGTTTCGGCGACGCTGCTCGGGCTGCGGGCAGTGGACAGAGCCTGTGCACCGACGGTGAGCAAGTGCCCGGGGCCCGCGCGATGAGCCGCCTGGAATTGGCAGACTGGAGTCGAGGTCTCAGGGGCGGCGGGCGCGCCAGAGCCACGCTGTCGTGGCGGCCAGCAGGGTGAGCATCGTCAGGTTGGCCCAGAGGGCGGGGGTGTCGCCTGCCGGGCCGCCGCTGGAGAGGTTCCAGGTGGCGATGACGGCGCTGGGCAGGACGGCCGTAAGCAGTACGCCGGTGGTCTTGTGCACGGCGCCCCAGTGCACTGAGGTGCACAGAAGTACCGCGCCGGTGACGCGGAACAGGACGCCGAACAGCGGGCCCGGCAGGTCGGGGAAGACCATCATGAAGGGCAGCGAGAGGGTGAGCAGCAGCAGCGGGATCAGGGGGTGGACCTTGCCGCGCCGGGCAGGCGTTCCGTCACCGTCCCGAGTCGAGGTTCCGGCGGCCCAGTTCCCCGCCTCCGTCAGCGCCGACGCCGCGATCGTGCGGGGGTCCCCCAGCTCGGCCAGGACGTCGCCGATCGCGGCGTCGGGGCGTTCGGCGCGCGTCACGTCGATGTGTTCGGCGAGGTCTGCGAGGAGTTCCTGACGTCGGTCGGCGGGAAGTGTGCAGGCTTCGCGCTCGACGG
The window above is part of the Streptomyces sp. NBC_00425 genome. Proteins encoded here:
- a CDS encoding NAD-dependent epimerase/dehydratase family protein, encoding MGLGTVAVTGAAGNIGSVIRVALRDDADRLVLLDRVPLRAETETEEVHVVDLRDAAAVESALTGVDSVLHLGGLPDEAPLADLLQANVSGTHHVLEAARRVGSRRVVLASSNRVTGFYPTGHCTRPLDPARPDGLYGVSKVAVEALGQLYADKFGLSVVCLRIGSFEEAPTEPRHLATWLSPRDTVGYVRAALNAPQSTRFVTAYAVSANTRRFWELPDESVLDYTPVDNAEAYASRVTYAEVPADPSAPQAGPYATPEFTLKHIWP
- a CDS encoding S-(hydroxymethyl)mycothiol dehydrogenase, coding for MTHEVRAVVARKKGAPVSVETVLVPDPGPGEALVRVQACGVCHTDLHYREGGINDTFPFLLGHEAAGVAESVGEGVTDVAPGDFVILNWRAVCGTCRACRRGRPWYCFATHNATQPMTLADGTPLSPALGIGAFAEKTLVAAGQCTKVDSMAAPAAAGLLGCGVMAGFGAAVNTGGVGRGDSLAVIGCGGVGMAAIAGAKVAGAGRIIAVDVDERKLKWAERFGATDTVDSSRTDAVEAIRELTGGFGADVVVDAVGRPETFRQAFYARDLAGTAVLVGVPTPELTLDLPLLDVFGRGGALKSSWYGDCLPSRDFPALIDLYLQGRFALGEFVTETIGLDDVEAAFAKMHHGDVLRSVVVL
- the fdhD gene encoding formate dehydrogenase accessory sulfurtransferase FdhD, giving the protein MGRVTERRRVLRIRDGAPSTRPDTLVAEEPMEIRLNGRPLAITMRTPGDDFALAAGFLVSEGVVSRASDVANIVYCAGATQDGRNTYNVVDVRLAPGVPLPDITLERNVYTTSSCGLCGKASLDAVRTTARWPIADTPPVRVTPDLLAFLPDRLRAEQQVFDRTGGLHAAGLFSPDGDLLDLREDIGRHNAVDKVVGRALRSGELPLSRTVLLVSGRASFELAQKAVMAGIPVLAAVSAPSSLAVDLATETGLTLVGFLRGGSMNVYAGEHRIDLRAGATAASGA
- a CDS encoding HAAS signaling domain-containing protein yields the protein MKTSADPIRDYLRAVEREACTLPADRRQELLADLAEHIDVTRAERPDAAIGDVLAELGDPRTIAASALTEAGNWAAGTSTRDGDGTPARRGKVHPLIPLLLLTLSLPFMMVFPDLPGPLFGVLFRVTGAVLLCTSVHWGAVHKTTGVLLTAVLPSAVIATWNLSSGGPAGDTPALWANLTMLTLLAATTAWLWRARRP
- a CDS encoding aromatic ring-hydroxylating oxygenase subunit alpha — protein: MTLTNLPPSLIPTLAGEYYTDPGVFAQEQERVFEAMWFCVTRASELAKPGAFRTYQVGRESVLVSRSRDGSVKAFLNICRHRGAKLCTEESGEVKRAFQCPYHAWTYGLDGKLVAAPNLTSMPDIDRTEYGLINVHVREWLGYVWVCLADEPPSFEADVLGAVVERLGDVESIERYDIDNLSVGRRITYDVKANWKLIIENFMECYHCATIHPELTEVLPEFADGYAAQYYVGHGAEFGEEVRGFTVDGSEGLDRIPGVAEDQDRRYYAITVRPQVFINLVPDHVIFHRMYPMAADRTIVECDWLYLPHVVESGKDVERSVELFHRVNQQDFDACERTQPAMSSKAYAKGGVLVPSEHHIGEFHTWLQNKLDVGPAH
- the glyA gene encoding serine hydroxymethyltransferase, encoding MTLLNQSLHDLDPEVAAAVDAELNRQQSTLEMIASENFAPVAVMEAQGTVLTNKYAEGYPGRRYYGGCEHVDVTEQIAIDRVKDLFGAEYANVQPHSGASANQAALFALAQPGDTILGLDLAHGGHLTHGMRINFSGKQFNVVPYHVDDAGLVDMDEVEQLAKEHRPKVIIAGWSAYPRQLDFAAFRRIADEVEAYLWVDMAHFAGLVAAGLHPNPVEYADVVTSTTHKTLGGPRGGIILARSKEFAKKLNSSVFPGFQGGPLEHVIAAKAVSFKVAASEEFKERQRRTVEGARILAERLTTPDAREAGVDVLSGGTDVHLILVDLRNSALDGQQAEDRLHEVGITVNRNAVPNDPRPPMVTSGLRIGTPALATRGFTAEDFTEVADVIAEALKPSYDGEALKNRVKALADKHPLYPGL
- a CDS encoding L-serine ammonia-lyase; translation: MAISVFDLFSIGIGPSSSHTVGPMRAAGMFVRRLKQDGMLAQTAAVRAELFGSLGATGHGHGTPKAVLLGLEGNEPHTVDIVRADLDVERVHATGRLRLLGAEIGPAHEVAFDASTQLVLHRRRSLPYHANGMILFAYDAEGVPLLEKTYYSVGGGFVVDEEAAGADRIKLDDTVLPHPFSTGDELLRLARETGLSISALMLENERAWRTEAEIRAGLLEIWRVMEACISRGLGREGILPGGLKVRRRAAAAARALRSEGDPLPRAMEWITLYAMAVNEENAAGGRVVTAPTNGAAGIIPAVLHYFLEFVPGADEDGIVRFLLAAGAIGLLFKENASISGAEVGCQGEVGSACSMAAGGLAEVMGGSPEQVENAAEIGMEHNLGLTCDPVGGLVQIPCIERNGMAAVKAVTAARMALRGDGRHHVSLDKVIKTMKETGADMKVKYKETARGGLAVNVIEC
- a CDS encoding MBL fold metallo-hydrolase; amino-acid sequence: MTARIERIVTSGTFELDGGAWEVDNNVWLIGDDEEVLVVDAAHDADAITAAVGDRRLVAVVCTHAHNDHVNAAPALAARHGAPILLHPADTVLWKMAHGEGAPDFRELVAGETLTVAGVELTVLHTPGHSPGAVCLHAPELNALFSGDTLFQGGPGATGRSFSDFGTIIASVRDRLLTLPAATTVHTGHGDTTSIGAEAPHLADWIARGH